The Kiritimatiellia bacterium genome includes the window CAATGTCCCTGACCCGCAGGCCGCCGTCCCGGGCCAGGGTCTCGAGGGCGTCGGGACCCCAGTGGTCGCGAACGTATTTCGCCAGGGACTGGAGGCAGCCCAGGATCCACTCCTCGGCCTCCGGGACGGGAACGGGCGCTGGCGTTTGATCGTGCATGAGGTACGCGTAGCGAGGTTAGCTCGCGCGGTCTGCGGTCACCGCCTTCGCCGCTTTGGCCAACATGTTCCTGAACATGTCCGGGTCGAAGGGTTTGATCAGGATGTCGAACCGGTCCCCGGGATCGAACTCGAATCCGGCCTCCGTCAGGCCGCCCGCCGTCATCAGGACGATATAGACCCGGGGATGTCCGGCACGAATCTCGCGGGCCAGTTCGTGTCCCTTCCCGTCCGGCAAGCGGCCGTCCAGCAGGGCGATGTCGTACGGCGTTTGGCGGAATTTTTCGCGGGCCTCCGCGACCGTGCCTGCCGTGTCGGCCATGAAGCCCCTCTCGCCCCCGGGCGTCGACACCCGGAGCGACCCCAGCGCCAGTCTCAAGACGTTGCGCATGCACGGGTCGTCATCCGCGATCAGCATGCGCAAACCGTTTTTTGAATCCATGGGCGTCATGATCAACGCTGGCTCCGCATGATACCCTGCCGGGCGGGGACGGCTGCTCTACCGCGCCCCATGACCGGATGTCCCGACCTTACCACGCGCCGCCGCCGGGCGATGATATTTCTTTACAGTGGAAATACTGGTCGCGTGGGGCTATATGTCGAGCATAAAT containing:
- a CDS encoding response regulator, producing the protein MLIADDDPCMRNVLRLALGSLRVSTPGGERGFMADTAGTVAEAREKFRQTPYDIALLDGRLPDGKGHELAREIRAGHPRVYIVLMTAGGLTEAGFEFDPGDRFDILIKPFDPDMFRNMLAKAAKAVTADRAS